GAGAGCCCCTTCTATGCGACGGGGGGCGGCCAGGTCGCCGACACGGGCCTGCTCGCGCTGGGCGGCTGGGAGCTGCCCGTCCTCGAGGTGACGCGCCGTGGCAGCCGCCTCTGCCATCGCGTTGCACTCCCCGCGGGCCTGAGCCGCGAGGCGCTGATCGCCGAGCTGGGGGCGCTGCCGCTCGAGGCCCGCGTCGATGCCGGCCGCCGCCAGGCGATTGCGCGCGCGCACACGGCGACCCACTTGCTGCACGCGGCGCTGCACGCCGTCGTCGGCGAGGAGGCCACGCAGGCCGGCAGCTGGGTGGGGCCGGACAGCCTTCGCTTCGACTTCAACCACTACCGCGCCCTGCGGGTCGAGGAGCTGGTCGCGGTGGAGCAGCAGGTGGGCGAGTGGGTCCTCGCCAACTTGCCCGTGCGCCACGAGACGCTGCCGATCGCCGCGGCGATGGCGCGCGGCGCCATGGCGCTCTTCGGCGAGAAGTACGGCGAGGAGGTGCGCGTCGTCTCCGTCGGCGAGGTCTCGCTCGAGCTCTGCGGCGGCACGCACCTGGTGGCCAGCGGTGCCATCGGGCAGCTCCTCATCACGGCCGAGGGCAGCGTGGCCAGCGGCGTGCGGCGCTTGGAGGCGCTGACGGGACTCGCGGCGCAGCGCGCGGGGAGCCTGAGCCGCCGCACCCTGAGCGCGCTCGCGCAGCGACTGCACGTGGCGCCGGAGCAGGCCGAGGAGAGCCTGGCCGACTTGATCGAGGAACGCCAGCGGCTGCGCCGCGACCTGGAGGCCCTGCGCGCGGCGCAGGCGGCGGCGCGCAGCGAGGAACTGCTGGCACCGGCCGGCAGCTTCGGCGGCATCGCCGTGCTCAGGGGCGAGCTCAAGGCCGAGCAGCCCAAGGAGCTGCGCAGGCTCGCCGATTCGCTGCGCGGCAAGCTGAACGGTGCCCTCGCCGTGCTGCTGGCCGAGGCGGGCGGCAAGAGCTCCTTCCTGCTCCTCGTACCGGACGGCCTGGCGGCGGCGGGGCTGCACGCCGGCCGGCTCGCCGAGCAGGTCGCACAGCGGCTCGGCGGCCGCGGCGGCGGCAGCGCGACCCTCGCGCAGGCCGGGCTCAGCGGACCCGAGCAGTTCGCGGCCGTCCTCGCTGCTCTCGGCGAGACCCTGGCCGCCCAGGCGGGGGGAGAATCGTGAAACCGATGACTGCCGCGCGCGGCGCCCTGGTGACCGCGCTCTTCTGCGTGCTGCCAGCCCTGACCGCGCGCGCCCAGTTCGACGGCGGGCGCGCACGGCCCGCGGCGGCCCTGCCCGCGCTACTCGCCGCCACGCCGCCGGCAGCCTCGCCGGCAGCCTCGCCGGCGCCGACGCGCGCCGCAGCGGCAGGCAACTGGGCGCTCGACGCCCGCCTCGACCCCGATCGCTATCGCCTGGGCCCCGGCGATCGCCTGCTGCTGCTGCTGGACGGCAAGTCGCTGCGCCGGCTGGAGCTCGCTGTCCTGCCCGAAGGCATCCTGGAGTGGGAGGGGGGTCTGCGCGAAAACGTCGCCGGGCTCAGTCTGCGCGAAGCGGAGGCGGCGGTGCGCAAGGCGCTTGCACCCATCATGCCGGCCGTCGCCGTGCGGCTCCTGCTCAGCGCGCCGCGGCAGATCGAGGTGCAGGTGCAAGGCGAAGTCGCGGCGCCGGGCGCCGTGCGCCTGACGGCCAGCGATCGGCTGAGCGCGGCCATCGCCGCCGCGGGCGGCCCGAACGCGCGGGGCAGCCGGCGCTTCGTGGAGTTCCGCCAGGGCGGGCACGTGACGCGCCTGGACCTCTACCCCTTCCAGCGCGCGGGCGACTGGGACGCGAATCCCTACTGCCCGGCCGGCGTGCTCGTCTTCGTGCCGCTGCGCCGGGACACGGTGCAGGTGATCGGCGCCGTGAACCGGCCCGGCACCTACGAGTGGCGGGAGGGAGAGACGCTCGCCGACCTGCTCGCCTATGCCGAGGGCCTCGCTTCCGACGCGCTGCCGGGCTCGATCCTGCTGGAGCGCGCCGATGCCGAGACACCGGTGGCGCGCCAACTCGACGCGGAATCCGGGGCGACGCCCCTGCGTCCGGGCGACGTCATCGTCGTCGCCAGTCGCAAGCCGCTCCTGACGCGGGTCTTCCTCGAGGGCGCCGGCGAGCGCCTCGGCGAGGTCTACCTGAGCCCGGGCGAGACCCTGGGCGACCTCGTCCGGCGTCTGGGCGACATGCGCGGCAGCGCGCTGCCCGAGGCGGCCACCCTCGAGCGCCGCGGCACCGAGCGCAGCCGCTTCCTGCGCTTCGACCTGCGCGCCGTCCTGCGCGGCGAGAGCCCAGCCGAGCTGC
The bacterium genome window above contains:
- a CDS encoding alanine--tRNA ligase, translating into ESPFYATGGGQVADTGLLALGGWELPVLEVTRRGSRLCHRVALPAGLSREALIAELGALPLEARVDAGRRQAIARAHTATHLLHAALHAVVGEEATQAGSWVGPDSLRFDFNHYRALRVEELVAVEQQVGEWVLANLPVRHETLPIAAAMARGAMALFGEKYGEEVRVVSVGEVSLELCGGTHLVASGAIGQLLITAEGSVASGVRRLEALTGLAAQRAGSLSRRTLSALAQRLHVAPEQAEESLADLIEERQRLRRDLEALRAAQAAARSEELLAPAGSFGGIAVLRGELKAEQPKELRRLADSLRGKLNGALAVLLAEAGGKSSFLLLVPDGLAAAGLHAGRLAEQVAQRLGGRGGGSATLAQAGLSGPEQFAAVLAALGETLAAQAGGES